A genomic segment from Methanolobus zinderi encodes:
- a CDS encoding ABC transporter ATP-binding protein codes for MVGSSLNGSDSDSIWNVITINGLKKSYQLGEMEVPILHGIDLNVKKGEFVAIMGPSGSGKSTLMNMIGCLDRPTGGSVRLMGKDTASISDNELAELRGFEIGFVFQNFNLIPRLSAYENVLLPTYSNSKKNIDAAQRAKDLLTLVGLDDRLHHKPTELSGGQRQRVAIARSMINDPSLILADEPTGNLDSKTSEEIMGIFSELHGKGCTIVMITHDPEMKKYVDRVVLIRDGKIENN; via the coding sequence ATGGTTGGCAGTAGTTTGAATGGTTCGGATTCGGATTCCATATGGAATGTAATTACAATAAATGGTCTGAAAAAGAGTTACCAGCTTGGTGAGATGGAAGTTCCCATTCTCCACGGTATCGATCTCAATGTTAAAAAGGGTGAGTTTGTCGCTATCATGGGTCCTTCCGGTTCAGGCAAAAGTACTCTGATGAATATGATAGGATGTCTTGACAGACCGACAGGCGGCAGTGTCCGGTTGATGGGAAAGGACACTGCTTCCATATCGGATAATGAACTTGCGGAACTGCGTGGTTTTGAGATTGGCTTTGTTTTTCAGAACTTCAATCTGATCCCACGCCTGAGTGCATATGAGAATGTGCTTCTCCCCACCTATTCAAACTCGAAGAAGAATATCGATGCAGCACAGAGAGCAAAGGACCTGCTGACTCTGGTAGGTCTTGATGACAGGCTGCATCACAAGCCAACCGAACTTTCCGGTGGGCAGCGCCAGAGGGTTGCAATAGCCCGCTCGATGATAAACGACCCTTCCCTGATACTTGCGGATGAGCCTACGGGTAATCTGGATTCAAAAACAAGTGAAGAGATCATGGGGATCTTCTCCGAACTTCACGGTAAGGGTTGTACTATTGTTATGATCACACACGATCCTGAGATGAAAAAATATGTGGACCGGGTCGTGCTGATAAGGGATGGAAAGATCGAAAATAATTGA
- a CDS encoding COG1361 S-layer family protein yields the protein MAEIKDSIRKIIGSILCIGLLFSALMAPASADSAANLKVDIIEYDPFPAQIGEYVDVSVKVENIGYGRADAVSMKLEPEYPFSLDSEKNAIKKVGILSPEDAAVKEYRLFVDDGARVGTGSVDIYYQTDSGDTWFRKTFDLKVGSASFDSKGTLQLDSVTSDPEVFMPGDRGTISFTLTNTATSNSVTIDGVEYDTNARVQSAVLKGSEGIEIKSDSYEGSGVIGPGDSLSLSYNVEVSEETGDGTYYLQLSTVGNSYEYNSNWRIPLTVDSSAIKVIPSKPLVITNGEGSFEFDVANMHPNTLNSVSVRLYSDELNFAPEEYYIGSMDSDELFTIEIKATGDGEKEAYPVSIEVEYKNGINEHVTEIGSREVTTVSENEGGNNTVAAGLGIAVLLGLPAVFLYRRRKQNN from the coding sequence ATGGCTGAAATAAAAGATTCTATTCGGAAGATTATAGGTTCAATACTTTGTATCGGATTGTTATTCTCTGCACTTATGGCCCCTGCATCGGCAGACTCGGCTGCAAATCTCAAGGTGGATATTATAGAATACGATCCGTTCCCTGCACAGATCGGTGAATATGTTGATGTGTCTGTAAAGGTCGAGAATATCGGTTATGGCCGTGCGGATGCAGTATCCATGAAACTTGAGCCCGAATATCCTTTCTCTCTGGACTCAGAAAAGAATGCGATAAAAAAGGTTGGTATTCTTTCACCCGAAGATGCTGCGGTAAAAGAGTATCGCCTCTTCGTGGATGATGGCGCCAGGGTCGGTACAGGCAGCGTTGACATATATTACCAGACCGATTCAGGCGACACATGGTTCAGGAAAACCTTTGACCTGAAAGTCGGCTCGGCTTCATTTGACAGTAAAGGCACTTTACAGCTTGATTCTGTGACAAGCGATCCTGAAGTTTTCATGCCGGGTGACAGAGGTACAATAAGTTTTACTCTTACCAATACCGCGACAAGCAACTCTGTGACTATAGATGGTGTCGAATATGACACAAATGCCAGGGTGCAGTCTGCGGTTCTGAAAGGTTCTGAAGGTATAGAAATCAAAAGTGACAGTTACGAAGGTTCCGGTGTGATCGGTCCCGGTGATTCCCTATCTTTAAGTTACAATGTTGAGGTAAGCGAAGAAACCGGGGATGGTACATACTATCTTCAGCTCTCGACGGTGGGAAATTCCTACGAGTATAACAGCAACTGGAGAATCCCCCTCACAGTTGATTCTTCAGCAATTAAGGTAATACCTTCAAAACCACTGGTAATCACGAATGGTGAAGGTAGTTTCGAGTTCGATGTGGCTAACATGCATCCCAATACACTCAACTCAGTAAGTGTAAGATTGTATTCTGATGAACTTAATTTTGCCCCTGAGGAGTACTATATAGGTTCAATGGATTCGGATGAGCTGTTCACCATTGAGATCAAGGCAACAGGTGACGGTGAAAAGGAAGCCTATCCTGTATCAATTGAGGTTGAGTACAAAAACGGGATCAACGAGCATGTAACCGAAATAGGTAGCCGTGAAGTGACAACGGTCTCCGAGAATGAAGGCGGTAACAATACTGTTGCAGCAGGTCTGGGTATAGCTGTTTTGCTGGGACTACCTGCTGTGTTCCTGTACAGACGCAGAAAGCAGAATAACTGA
- a CDS encoding ABC transporter permease → MLSLTHSVKMALGSIGSSKMRSALTTLGIVIGVAAVIANVSLGASFNEFFTEEIGSVGNNFIIVEGKKSNLFHDSELELIKNTPGITGVSPLSQEVAETRFISTTRQIQVQGVSQDYEQVANIEMESGSFLDDNDKYMAVLGHDVAYEKFDKKISEKNTIELTFTRADGEVVTQKFKVKGIIQDPDTTFVQSGIESDVRIFIPVSTMNEIMGEDYYWGFFAAASSLESIDDVTDELDKRLARDLGVSSRDIDNEDAKPYALMNQAEILEEVDQLSAALGSLLTSVALISLIVGSIGIMNIMLVTVTERTNEIGIMKSLGYKNHEVLSLFIVESMVVGLIGGVLGTGLGVLGAYLADSAMGLPYIFPLDLIFVGMFVSIIVGLLAGVYPANKAAKMNPVDALRHE, encoded by the coding sequence ATGCTCAGCCTAACACATTCCGTTAAAATGGCACTGGGTAGTATCGGCAGTTCTAAAATGAGATCTGCACTTACCACCCTTGGTATTGTCATCGGTGTTGCAGCGGTGATCGCCAATGTTTCTCTGGGAGCGAGTTTCAATGAGTTCTTTACAGAGGAAATAGGTTCGGTGGGTAATAATTTCATTATTGTAGAAGGTAAAAAATCCAATCTTTTCCATGATAGTGAATTGGAACTGATAAAGAATACCCCCGGAATAACCGGTGTCTCTCCTTTAAGTCAGGAGGTAGCCGAAACCAGGTTCATCTCCACTACCCGACAGATACAGGTACAGGGTGTTTCCCAGGATTATGAGCAAGTCGCGAACATCGAAATGGAGTCCGGAAGTTTCCTTGATGACAATGACAAATACATGGCGGTTCTGGGACATGATGTAGCCTATGAGAAATTCGATAAGAAGATATCGGAAAAGAATACCATTGAGCTGACGTTCACAAGAGCGGACGGCGAGGTTGTGACCCAGAAGTTCAAGGTCAAGGGTATAATACAAGATCCCGATACCACCTTTGTTCAAAGCGGTATCGAGTCCGATGTCAGGATATTCATCCCCGTTTCAACCATGAACGAGATCATGGGAGAAGATTACTATTGGGGATTCTTTGCGGCTGCATCAAGTCTGGAATCCATAGATGATGTTACTGACGAACTTGATAAAAGGCTTGCAAGGGACCTTGGTGTTTCATCCAGGGATATTGATAATGAAGATGCAAAGCCATATGCCCTGATGAACCAGGCCGAAATACTGGAAGAGGTCGATCAGCTGTCTGCTGCCCTTGGATCTCTGCTTACTTCAGTTGCGTTGATCTCACTGATCGTGGGTTCCATTGGTATCATGAACATCATGCTGGTAACCGTTACTGAAAGGACAAATGAGATAGGTATCATGAAATCCCTGGGTTACAAGAATCATGAAGTACTTTCCCTGTTCATTGTGGAATCAATGGTAGTGGGACTGATCGGAGGTGTACTTGGCACAGGTCTTGGGGTACTTGGTGCCTATCTGGCAGACAGTGCCATGGGACTGCCGTATATCTTCCCTCTTGACCTGATCTTTGTGGGAATGTTCGTATCGATCATCGTAGGGCTGCTTGCAGGTGTATATCCTGCCAACAAGGCTGCAAAGATGAATCCTGTGGACGCGTTAAGACATGAATGA
- a CDS encoding PLDc N-terminal domain-containing protein produces MIDSLFIGIPFLMVFLFFGIGIVGTIFWIWMLVDCAMKEPSQGNDKLIWVIIILFTHLLGALLYFFVRRPQRIREYGR; encoded by the coding sequence ATGATAGACAGTCTATTTATCGGAATTCCCTTTCTGATGGTCTTTCTCTTCTTCGGGATAGGCATAGTAGGGACCATTTTCTGGATATGGATGCTCGTGGATTGTGCCATGAAAGAACCCTCACAGGGTAATGATAAGCTGATTTGGGTGATCATAATCCTCTTTACCCATCTCCTGGGAGCTTTACTGTATTTCTTTGTGAGAAGGCCACAAAGGATTCGGGAATATGGCAGATAA
- a CDS encoding sensor domain-containing protein: MREQIGALANFVNVAFRKQTYLNILYLLFTFPLGTAYFVFLVSGLSLGFSLVIIWVGIPILILIFLAWWEIASFERQLAIWLLDVNISPMSRGPATDDSIVGKGVKRLKNPVTWKSLLYLILKFPMGILSLVVTVVLITLTLSMVLSPVLYHFSPIYIGPFLVDTLSEALVTAVIGIFVGIVSLHLMNLLAELAGHMAVLLLGSSQGNGREVSEQEN; the protein is encoded by the coding sequence ATGCGTGAACAAATAGGTGCACTGGCGAATTTCGTGAACGTTGCTTTCAGGAAGCAGACCTACCTGAATATTCTGTATTTGCTGTTCACATTTCCCCTTGGTACCGCTTACTTCGTATTTCTGGTAAGCGGCCTGTCACTGGGATTCAGTCTGGTGATCATATGGGTAGGCATTCCCATACTCATACTGATATTCCTGGCCTGGTGGGAAATTGCATCATTTGAACGTCAGCTTGCGATATGGCTTCTGGATGTGAATATATCTCCAATGTCCCGGGGTCCGGCTACTGATGACAGTATTGTTGGCAAAGGTGTGAAAAGATTGAAGAATCCCGTTACATGGAAATCCCTGCTTTATCTTATCCTGAAATTCCCCATGGGTATCCTGTCCCTTGTGGTTACGGTAGTTCTTATAACATTGACACTGAGTATGGTGCTGTCTCCGGTATTGTATCACTTCAGTCCCATATACATTGGCCCGTTCCTGGTAGATACTCTGTCTGAAGCTCTTGTCACGGCAGTTATAGGCATATTTGTGGGGATTGTTTCATTGCATCTTATGAACCTGCTTGCAGAGCTGGCCGGTCATATGGCAGTGTTGCTGCTTGGAAGTTCACAGGGGAATGGCAGAGAGGTTTCTGAGCAGGAAAACTAA
- a CDS encoding MarR family transcriptional regulator: MDALEEIFGKTAQMTVLKNLISHRDESTYLSGIAEETGLSHSSVARVISPLIKSGIVIEKPLGKQIRTFRLNLEDEKTQLILDFYKKLNEKAGKQ; this comes from the coding sequence ATGGATGCGCTGGAAGAGATTTTTGGAAAGACAGCCCAGATGACCGTTCTGAAAAACCTGATTTCACACCGGGACGAGTCAACATATCTTTCGGGAATTGCAGAAGAGACAGGCCTTTCCCATTCCAGTGTGGCAAGGGTTATATCCCCACTCATTAAAAGCGGGATAGTTATCGAGAAACCTCTGGGAAAGCAGATACGTACATTCCGTCTCAATCTTGAGGATGAAAAAACACAACTGATACTGGACTTTTATAAGAAGCTTAATGAAAAAGCCGGTAAGCAGTAG
- a CDS encoding response regulator, with product MDTENIDPKTLALMEENPGISTAEIASSLDLDESIVQQRIDFLSDTREKLLIVDEELDALTALRVALESEGYNVVVALDGFEGLEKAKTENPDAILLDIMMPGMDGFEVCKRLKSDPSTRHIPVIMLTAKGETDDKVEGLELGADDYVTKPFNLKELKARIRTVLRRTKF from the coding sequence ATGGATACGGAAAACATTGACCCCAAAACCCTTGCACTCATGGAAGAGAACCCCGGTATAAGCACCGCAGAGATTGCCAGCTCTCTTGATCTGGATGAGAGCATAGTGCAACAGAGAATCGATTTCCTCAGTGATACCCGTGAGAAGCTGCTCATAGTTGATGAGGAGCTGGATGCCCTGACCGCACTCAGGGTGGCACTGGAATCTGAGGGCTATAATGTGGTTGTTGCTCTGGATGGCTTTGAGGGACTTGAAAAGGCAAAGACTGAAAACCCCGATGCTATCCTGCTTGACATAATGATGCCAGGAATGGATGGATTTGAAGTCTGTAAGCGCTTGAAGTCAGACCCTTCCACAAGGCACATACCTGTTATCATGCTGACGGCAAAAGGCGAGACCGACGACAAGGTAGAGGGACTTGAACTGGGTGCGGATGACTATGTGACAAAACCTTTCAACCTGAAGGAATTGAAGGCCCGCATAAGGACCGTGCTCAGAAGAACTAAGTTCTGA
- a CDS encoding sensor histidine kinase: MLDKKSRWNLIVFAVIVLLLIGSIVFFWMRANVEVRSIVEDQYQNQQLILTQYISSSLEELLNERVLLLEVMARNEQGVPEDLFVSDFETIYKAAEIYHVLEFIDANGTVVSGYPSENVPYGYNLHENNNEWAFEEVRRTGEVYISEPRMTMEGIYGSFVWVPVFEDGEFRGTIFGIVSDENIIRQFDATSNSSNSVYLLNSEGEIIYDQSGTYEKGTDYFDYISGYEVERLDIVQAQISGQEGNGKYPDTGSDQGQDILISYSPVSWYNKNWSLGLTSPGSAVDRLIVSVYVKLFTVAGLSVLFILFLGSQVYFILLNWNRSLEDEVEKKTHELKQSNESLIAANLKLKELDRLKTEFLSMVSHELKTPLTAMKTSSEFLLEEKCDQDTRKQMLALINRNVDRQARMVDDLLDISRIESNRMNFEMENINLGEALDHSLENISKPARDKNIDIKVNMPEPAPKVYADKDKLIQVFVNLLSNAVKFTPVGGEIRVSAKELAAKIEVSVSDNGIGIDPENLEHIFDKFYQIDSTSTRKVGGCGLGLAISKGIVEGMGGSIRVESETDKGSTFIFTLQKADYNLNNDDLNNRE; encoded by the coding sequence ATGCTGGATAAAAAAAGTAGATGGAACCTTATAGTATTTGCAGTGATAGTACTGCTTCTTATCGGCTCAATCGTCTTTTTCTGGATGAGGGCCAATGTTGAGGTAAGATCCATCGTAGAGGATCAGTATCAGAACCAGCAGTTGATCCTTACACAATATATTTCTTCATCCCTTGAGGAGCTGCTCAATGAAAGAGTGCTGCTGCTGGAGGTGATGGCCAGGAACGAGCAGGGGGTACCTGAGGACCTCTTTGTCTCGGATTTCGAAACCATCTATAAGGCGGCCGAAATATATCACGTACTCGAGTTCATCGATGCCAATGGTACGGTCGTATCCGGCTATCCTTCGGAAAATGTACCCTATGGCTACAATCTCCATGAGAACAACAATGAATGGGCTTTTGAAGAAGTGAGAAGGACCGGTGAGGTATATATTTCCGAGCCCAGGATGACAATGGAAGGCATCTATGGCTCCTTTGTATGGGTTCCTGTTTTCGAGGATGGTGAGTTCAGGGGTACGATCTTTGGAATTGTTTCCGATGAGAACATTATCCGCCAGTTTGATGCAACGTCAAACAGCTCGAACTCTGTTTATCTGCTCAACAGTGAAGGTGAGATAATCTATGATCAGTCTGGCACCTATGAGAAAGGTACTGACTACTTCGATTACATCAGTGGCTATGAAGTAGAGCGTCTGGATATAGTCCAGGCCCAGATAAGCGGTCAGGAAGGAAACGGAAAGTACCCTGATACAGGCTCGGATCAGGGCCAGGATATTCTTATTTCATACTCCCCTGTTTCATGGTACAATAAGAACTGGTCCCTGGGTCTTACAAGTCCGGGCAGTGCTGTTGACAGGCTGATCGTATCTGTTTATGTGAAGCTCTTTACCGTTGCAGGCCTTTCAGTGCTTTTCATACTCTTTCTGGGATCACAGGTCTACTTCATACTGCTTAACTGGAACAGGAGCCTTGAAGATGAAGTGGAGAAAAAGACTCATGAGCTCAAGCAGTCCAACGAGTCCCTGATAGCTGCAAACCTGAAGCTCAAGGAACTTGACAGGTTAAAGACCGAATTCCTGTCCATGGTTTCCCATGAACTGAAGACACCTCTTACGGCGATGAAAACTTCCAGTGAGTTCCTGCTTGAGGAAAAATGTGATCAGGATACGAGAAAGCAAATGCTTGCCCTCATTAACAGAAATGTTGACAGGCAGGCCAGAATGGTGGACGACCTTCTGGATATCTCAAGGATAGAATCCAACCGGATGAATTTCGAGATGGAGAACATCAACCTCGGTGAGGCCCTGGATCATTCCCTGGAGAATATCTCAAAACCCGCCCGGGATAAGAACATTGATATCAAAGTAAACATGCCTGAGCCTGCTCCGAAGGTGTACGCCGATAAGGACAAACTCATCCAGGTATTTGTCAATCTGCTCAGTAATGCCGTCAAGTTCACTCCGGTCGGTGGGGAGATACGCGTATCTGCAAAAGAGCTTGCCGCAAAAATAGAGGTAAGTGTGAGTGATAACGGTATTGGCATCGATCCTGAGAATCTTGAACATATATTCGATAAGTTCTACCAGATCGACAGCACTTCTACGCGCAAAGTAGGCGGATGCGGCCTCGGCCTTGCCATAAGCAAAGGAATAGTCGAGGGCATGGGTGGCTCCATCAGAGTTGAAAGTGAAACCGACAAAGGCAGCACATTTATCTTCACACTTCAGAAAGCGGATTACAATCTGAATAATGATGATTTGAATAACAGAGAATGA
- a CDS encoding YbjQ family protein, with the protein MLVTTTNDIDGKEVEIIGVVFGNTVRAKHLGSDIAAGLKNLVGGELRGYSDMLAQARKEALTRMIDQAKNMDADAVVNVRFTTSQTMAGAAELLAYGTAVKIKNA; encoded by the coding sequence ATGCTGGTAACAACAACAAACGATATAGATGGTAAGGAAGTCGAGATAATAGGTGTGGTTTTCGGAAACACTGTCCGTGCAAAGCACCTTGGAAGTGACATTGCCGCAGGCCTGAAGAACCTTGTTGGCGGTGAGCTGAGAGGTTATTCGGATATGCTTGCACAGGCCAGAAAAGAGGCTCTTACCCGGATGATCGACCAGGCAAAGAATATGGATGCAGATGCCGTTGTGAATGTAAGGTTCACCACATCACAGACAATGGCGGGTGCTGCAGAGTTGCTCGCATACGGTACCGCAGTAAAGATCAAAAATGCCTGA
- a CDS encoding PAS domain-containing sensor histidine kinase: MEPQYSCTGSEERPKCNNDKELLEKHILDLERKLESRELELQLTRNFYEERLENLNDVLFAVDENGVFMYLNSAIENITGYKREEVLGKPFTKHVHPEDLPGLLKDIERTISGEKKPYMFRIIKKSGDIGYVHTTSRAIIKESKVVGINGLMVDIKKLKQVESRLKEERDIAQKYLDVVAVAILMIDREGNINLINKKGCEMLGFREDEALSKNWFDIYSPEYSREEEIEKYRKVMNREIDLPQHFESSVYIPDRGIRTFQWHNILLDDENGNIKGLLTSGEDITERKKAEKTLIMAKLIAENANRTKKEFISTISHELRTPLNHIIGYSQVLHEDNSGSLTVEQRKYAKVIEDSGDQLLKMVNSMISLCEIENGTLEIVENDFSFAAVINEIESFLMPVAKKKNLTLRFDINYSIDEIYSDEDKVRTIIYNLTHNAIKFTPPGGDVTVKVSSFGRDFIRISVIDTGIGISEKEQQKLFRPFCQADSSLNRRYNGTGLGLSLAYELVEMLGGKMHLKSEPGKGSTFSFTVPICRY, from the coding sequence ATGGAACCTCAATACTCATGCACCGGTAGCGAAGAAAGGCCGAAGTGCAATAATGATAAAGAGCTGCTGGAAAAGCATATCCTCGATCTTGAAAGGAAACTGGAATCCAGGGAACTGGAACTGCAGCTAACCCGTAACTTTTACGAAGAAAGACTTGAGAATCTCAATGATGTACTTTTTGCAGTGGATGAAAATGGTGTTTTCATGTATCTTAATTCTGCTATTGAGAATATTACCGGATACAAAAGAGAAGAGGTTCTCGGAAAACCATTTACTAAACATGTTCACCCGGAAGACCTTCCCGGACTCCTGAAAGATATCGAAAGGACAATCTCCGGAGAAAAAAAGCCTTACATGTTCCGCATAATCAAAAAATCGGGCGATATCGGCTATGTGCATACAACATCCCGTGCGATCATAAAGGAATCAAAAGTAGTCGGAATAAACGGATTGATGGTGGATATCAAAAAACTCAAGCAGGTCGAGTCCAGACTCAAGGAAGAAAGAGACATTGCACAGAAATATCTTGATGTCGTAGCCGTAGCAATACTTATGATAGACAGGGAGGGAAACATCAACCTTATAAATAAAAAAGGATGCGAGATGCTCGGCTTCAGGGAAGATGAAGCCCTCTCAAAAAACTGGTTCGATATCTATTCCCCGGAGTATTCAAGAGAAGAAGAAATTGAGAAATATAGAAAAGTGATGAACAGGGAAATTGACCTACCCCAGCATTTCGAGTCATCCGTTTATATACCGGATAGAGGAATAAGGACCTTTCAGTGGCACAACATCCTATTAGATGACGAGAACGGGAATATAAAAGGTCTTCTGACATCAGGAGAAGATATCACTGAGAGGAAAAAAGCTGAAAAGACACTTATAATGGCCAAACTCATAGCTGAAAACGCAAACAGGACTAAAAAGGAATTTATATCCACGATCAGCCATGAGCTCAGGACACCGCTCAACCACATAATAGGCTATTCACAGGTTCTGCATGAAGATAATTCAGGTTCACTGACAGTAGAACAAAGAAAGTATGCAAAGGTAATAGAAGATAGTGGAGACCAGCTGCTCAAAATGGTAAATTCCATGATAAGCCTTTGTGAGATCGAGAACGGAACACTTGAGATTGTGGAAAATGATTTCTCATTCGCTGCTGTGATAAATGAGATCGAGAGTTTCCTGATGCCTGTTGCAAAAAAGAAAAACTTGACCCTGAGATTTGACATCAACTATAGTATTGATGAAATATATTCAGATGAAGATAAGGTCCGGACTATTATCTATAATCTCACCCATAATGCAATCAAGTTCACCCCTCCTGGCGGAGATGTAACTGTAAAAGTCTCATCCTTTGGCCGGGATTTTATCAGAATATCCGTAATTGATACCGGAATCGGGATCTCAGAAAAAGAGCAGCAGAAATTGTTCAGGCCTTTCTGCCAGGCGGATTCATCCCTTAACAGGAGATATAACGGAACAGGGCTCGGGTTATCCCTGGCCTATGAACTTGTTGAAATGCTTGGCGGAAAAATGCATCTAAAAAGTGAACCAGGAAAAGGAAGCACCTTCAGCTTCACAGTTCCCATATGTCGCTATTGA
- a CDS encoding TIGR00375 family protein has product MKINADLHIHSKYSMACSGKMDLPTIAREASKKGIDLVATGDCTHPQWMKEIRSHAIDDENIVIENTTFSITTEIEDKNRVHHLLILPSVSKAQELAESIGKYGNLSTDGRPTVRLDGSEIAETAKELGALIGPCHAFTPWTAMYAYHDSLESCYGDMKDYVSFLELGLSADSDYADRISELHRLTFLTNSDAHSPYSNKLAREFNRIELPEVSFEGLKKAIIRENDYGVTMNIGFYPQEGKYNESACIKCFTHYSLEDSISNRWKCNICGGRIKKGVVDRVNELADLSEPQHPDHRPPYIHLMPLSEIIMMALGHASINTKGVQTAWNALLEKFGDELNVLLHVEPENMDFVDRRIVDAITAFREEKVILYPGGGGKYGWIEMPEEKKDEGNDHKKSQSSLFDF; this is encoded by the coding sequence ATGAAAATAAACGCCGATCTGCACATACATTCTAAATATTCAATGGCATGTTCCGGCAAAATGGACCTGCCGACAATTGCAAGAGAGGCTTCAAAAAAAGGCATTGACCTGGTCGCCACTGGCGACTGCACCCATCCCCAATGGATGAAGGAGATTAGAAGTCATGCCATCGATGATGAGAATATCGTCATCGAAAATACTACTTTTTCAATAACAACTGAAATAGAGGACAAGAACCGTGTGCATCACCTGCTGATACTGCCATCCGTATCAAAGGCACAGGAACTGGCTGAATCAATAGGAAAATATGGTAACCTTTCAACAGACGGCCGTCCCACTGTTCGCCTTGACGGCAGCGAGATAGCAGAGACAGCAAAGGAGCTTGGAGCACTCATCGGACCGTGTCATGCATTCACCCCCTGGACGGCAATGTATGCATACCATGATTCCCTTGAAAGCTGCTATGGAGACATGAAGGATTATGTTTCTTTTCTCGAGCTGGGTCTGAGTGCAGACAGCGATTACGCAGACCGCATAAGTGAGCTTCACAGACTTACATTCCTCACAAACTCCGATGCGCATTCCCCCTATTCCAATAAACTAGCAAGGGAATTCAACCGGATAGAGCTTCCCGAAGTTTCATTCGAAGGCCTGAAAAAAGCGATTATAAGGGAGAATGATTACGGAGTCACAATGAACATCGGATTCTATCCGCAGGAAGGCAAGTACAACGAATCCGCATGTATCAAGTGTTTTACCCATTATTCCCTTGAAGACAGTATATCTAACAGATGGAAATGCAATATCTGCGGAGGACGTATCAAAAAAGGAGTGGTGGACCGGGTGAACGAGCTTGCGGATCTCTCAGAACCACAGCATCCTGACCACAGGCCGCCCTATATCCATCTGATGCCGCTCTCGGAAATAATAATGATGGCACTCGGACATGCGAGCATCAATACCAAGGGAGTGCAGACCGCATGGAACGCTCTGCTGGAAAAATTCGGAGATGAGCTGAATGTACTGCTTCATGTGGAACCTGAAAACATGGATTTTGTTGACAGGAGAATCGTGGATGCAATTACCGCCTTCAGGGAAGAAAAGGTAATTCTGTATCCCGGAGGCGGAGGAAAGTACGGCTGGATAGAGATGCCGGAGGAAAAAAAGGACGAAGGCAACGACCATAAAAAGAGCCAGAGTTCCCTCTTTGATTTCTAA
- a CDS encoding proteasome assembly chaperone family protein, translating into MKGTKVIRLREEVQLNNPVFLVGLPGVGHVGKLVAEHLIEELDAEKTLEIYSHHFPPQVLVDENSEIHTVNNEMYICSIEKCDILVLVGDHQSSTGEGHYELCDLYLDIAEEFGTQRIYTLGGFPTGQLTYSDEVLGAVNNQELIDELKETGVVFKENEPGGGIVGASGLILGLSKFRNIDAACLMGLTSGYLVDPKSAQSLLKVICGIFDIEIDEGPLEERAKEMEKIVARLKEVEQQQQGISDANIKDDDLRYIG; encoded by the coding sequence ATGAAGGGGACAAAAGTAATTCGATTAAGAGAGGAAGTTCAGCTTAATAATCCTGTTTTTCTTGTAGGGCTTCCAGGCGTAGGACATGTCGGAAAACTTGTTGCAGAGCACCTGATCGAAGAACTGGATGCCGAGAAGACCCTCGAGATCTATTCACATCATTTTCCACCACAGGTACTGGTGGACGAGAACAGTGAGATCCATACTGTCAATAATGAGATGTATATCTGTTCCATTGAAAAGTGCGATATTCTGGTACTTGTCGGAGACCACCAGAGTTCCACCGGAGAAGGACACTATGAACTCTGTGACCTGTACCTGGACATTGCAGAGGAATTCGGGACCCAGAGAATCTATACCCTCGGAGGTTTCCCCACCGGACAACTAACCTATTCAGATGAGGTACTTGGAGCTGTAAATAACCAGGAACTCATTGACGAGCTCAAAGAAACAGGTGTTGTTTTCAAGGAAAACGAGCCAGGAGGAGGAATCGTTGGTGCTTCCGGACTTATACTGGGTCTTAGCAAATTCAGGAATATCGATGCAGCATGCCTGATGGGACTTACCTCAGGATACCTTGTTGATCCGAAAAGTGCCCAGTCGCTGTTGAAGGTCATATGCGGGATATTCGATATCGAAATCGATGAAGGTCCTCTTGAAGAGCGTGCAAAGGAAATGGAAAAGATCGTTGCCAGGCTCAAAGAGGTAGAACAGCAGCAACAGGGAATATCGGATGCCAATATCAAGGATGATGACCTCAGATACATAGGCTGA